One Curtobacterium herbarum genomic window carries:
- a CDS encoding glutamate synthase subunit beta, with protein sequence MADPKGFLKVQERELPPRRPVPVRLMDWKEVYEQQESGALKRQAGRCMDCGVPFCHQGCPLGNLIPEWNDLTWRGEGRQAIERLHATNNFPEFTGRLCPAPCEASCVLGINQPPVTIKQVEVSIIDDAFQNGWVTPHPPERLTGKTVAVVGSGPAGLAAAQQLTRAGHTVAVFERDDRIGGLLRYGIPDFKMEKRQIDARLAQMQAEGTRFRAGVEIGRDITWDDLKSRYDAVVVATGATVPRDLPIPGRDLAGVHFAMDYLVQQNRANAGTVVDNQISAEGKHVVVIGGGDTGADCIGTAHRQGALSVTNLAIGNQPPLERPSDQPWPMFPTVYEVTSAHEEGGERMFLASTVEFLANEAGEVRALRVAETEYLDGRRVPKAGTEREIPADLVLIALGFTGPETDTLEPQLGLPTTGSGGVSRQADYTTNEPGVFVAGDAGRGQSLIVWAIAEGRAAAAKVDEYLEGSTILPAPVKATDRAISV encoded by the coding sequence GTGGCTGACCCCAAGGGGTTCCTGAAGGTCCAGGAACGTGAACTGCCGCCCCGCCGCCCCGTGCCGGTCCGACTCATGGACTGGAAAGAGGTCTACGAGCAGCAGGAGTCCGGTGCGCTGAAGCGTCAGGCCGGCCGCTGCATGGACTGCGGTGTGCCGTTCTGTCACCAGGGCTGCCCGCTCGGCAACCTGATCCCCGAGTGGAACGACCTCACCTGGCGTGGCGAGGGTCGTCAGGCCATCGAGCGGCTGCACGCGACGAACAACTTCCCGGAGTTCACCGGTCGCCTCTGCCCGGCCCCGTGCGAGGCGTCCTGCGTGCTGGGGATCAACCAGCCGCCGGTGACGATCAAGCAGGTCGAGGTCTCGATCATCGACGACGCGTTCCAGAACGGGTGGGTCACCCCGCACCCGCCGGAGCGCCTGACGGGCAAGACCGTCGCCGTCGTCGGGTCCGGCCCCGCCGGTCTCGCCGCTGCGCAGCAGCTGACCCGCGCCGGCCACACCGTCGCCGTCTTCGAGCGCGACGACCGCATCGGTGGTCTGCTCCGCTACGGGATCCCGGACTTCAAGATGGAGAAGCGGCAGATCGACGCCCGCCTCGCCCAGATGCAGGCCGAGGGCACCCGCTTCCGTGCCGGCGTCGAGATCGGCCGGGACATCACCTGGGACGACCTGAAGTCCCGCTACGACGCGGTCGTCGTCGCCACCGGCGCCACGGTGCCGCGTGACCTGCCGATCCCGGGCCGCGACCTGGCCGGCGTGCACTTCGCCATGGACTACCTGGTCCAGCAGAACCGGGCGAACGCCGGCACGGTCGTCGACAACCAGATCAGCGCCGAGGGCAAGCACGTCGTCGTGATCGGCGGCGGTGACACCGGCGCGGACTGCATCGGTACCGCCCACCGGCAGGGCGCGCTCAGCGTGACGAACCTGGCGATCGGCAACCAGCCGCCGCTCGAACGTCCGTCGGACCAGCCCTGGCCGATGTTCCCGACCGTGTACGAGGTCACGAGCGCCCACGAAGAGGGCGGGGAGCGCATGTTCCTCGCTTCCACGGTGGAGTTCCTGGCCAACGAGGCCGGCGAGGTCCGCGCCCTGCGGGTCGCCGAGACCGAGTACCTCGACGGCCGCCGTGTCCCGAAGGCCGGCACCGAGCGGGAGATCCCGGCCGACCTGGTGCTCATCGCGCTGGGCTTCACCGGTCCCGAGACCGACACGCTCGAGCCGCAGCTCGGCCTGCCGACGACCGGCTCCGGCGGGGTCAGCCGCCAGGCCGACTACACGACCAACGAGCCCGGGGTCTTCGTCGCCGGTGACGCCGGTCGTGGCCAGTCGCTGATCGTCTGGGCGATCGCCGAGGGCCGTGCCGCCGCCGCGAAGGTGGACGAGTACCTCGAGGGATCGACGATCCTGCCGGCCCCGGTCAAGGCGACGGACCGGGCGATCTCGGTCTGA
- the pyk gene encoding pyruvate kinase, whose protein sequence is MRRAKIVSTLGPATADYEVVKQIIQAGVDVARLNLSHGDYSVHEANYVNVRRAAEELGKPVAILVDLQGPKIRLAKFADGPHELAVGDEFTITTEDIPGTKDVCGTTFKGLPQDVKPGDPLLIDDGRVRLRVLDTDGVRVRTEVVVGGMVSNNKGINLPGVAVNVPALSEKDEADLRWGIRIGADLIALSFVRNASDVVRAHEIMDEEGKRLPVIAKVEKPQAVDALEEIIDAFDSIMVARGDLGVELPLEAVPIVQKRAVELSRRMAKPVIVATQMLESMISSPIPTRAETSDVANAVLDGADAVMLSGETSVGDYPIETVRTMARIVESTEDHGLERIAPLGTKPRTLGGAITLAAVEIAEFTEASYLCVFTESGDSARRMSRLRHGLPIIAFTPNEATRRRLALTWGVRSFLVDRKTHTDELFSQVDDVLIDNGLAIPGDRVIVTAGSPPGLEGSTNDLRVHRVGDAHAEAAPAYVRD, encoded by the coding sequence TTGAGACGCGCAAAGATCGTTTCGACGCTCGGACCTGCCACCGCCGACTACGAGGTCGTCAAGCAGATCATCCAGGCCGGGGTCGACGTGGCCCGCCTGAACCTCAGCCACGGTGACTACAGCGTGCACGAGGCCAACTACGTCAACGTCCGTCGTGCCGCCGAGGAGCTCGGCAAGCCCGTCGCGATCCTCGTCGACCTGCAGGGACCGAAGATCCGTCTCGCGAAGTTCGCCGACGGCCCGCACGAGCTGGCCGTCGGTGACGAGTTCACCATCACGACCGAGGACATCCCCGGCACGAAGGACGTCTGCGGCACGACGTTCAAGGGCCTGCCGCAGGACGTCAAGCCCGGTGACCCGCTGCTCATCGACGACGGCCGGGTCCGCCTCCGTGTCCTCGACACCGACGGGGTGCGCGTGCGCACCGAGGTCGTCGTCGGCGGCATGGTCTCGAACAACAAGGGCATCAACCTCCCGGGCGTGGCGGTGAACGTCCCCGCGCTGAGCGAGAAGGACGAGGCCGACCTGCGCTGGGGCATCCGGATCGGCGCGGACCTCATCGCGCTGTCCTTCGTCCGCAACGCCTCGGACGTCGTCCGGGCCCACGAGATCATGGACGAGGAGGGCAAGCGCCTCCCGGTGATCGCGAAGGTCGAGAAGCCGCAGGCCGTCGACGCGCTCGAGGAGATCATCGACGCCTTCGACAGCATCATGGTCGCCCGCGGTGACCTCGGCGTGGAACTGCCGCTCGAGGCGGTCCCGATCGTCCAGAAGCGCGCGGTCGAGCTCTCCCGCCGGATGGCGAAGCCGGTCATCGTCGCGACGCAGATGCTCGAGTCGATGATCTCGTCGCCGATCCCGACCCGAGCCGAGACCTCCGACGTCGCGAACGCCGTCCTCGACGGTGCCGACGCGGTCATGCTGTCCGGTGAGACGAGCGTCGGCGACTACCCGATCGAGACGGTCCGCACCATGGCCCGCATCGTCGAGTCGACCGAGGACCACGGCCTCGAGCGCATCGCCCCGCTCGGCACCAAGCCGCGCACCCTCGGTGGCGCGATCACCCTCGCCGCCGTCGAGATCGCCGAGTTCACCGAGGCGTCCTACCTCTGCGTGTTCACCGAGTCGGGCGACTCCGCGCGCCGCATGTCGCGCCTCCGCCACGGCCTGCCGATCATCGCCTTCACGCCGAACGAGGCGACCCGTCGCCGCCTGGCGCTGACCTGGGGCGTGCGCTCGTTCCTGGTGGACCGGAAGACGCACACCGACGAGCTCTTCTCGCAGGTCGACGACGTCCTCATCGACAACGGTCTCGCCATCCCCGGCGACCGCGTGATCGTCACGGCGGGTTCCCCTCCCGGACTCGAGGGCTCGACGAACGACCTCCGCGTGCACCGCGTCGGCGACGCACACGCCGAGGCCGCTCCGGCGTACGTCCGCGACTGA
- a CDS encoding VIT1/CCC1 transporter family protein, translated as MGDPSLQSDSTRSRADVQRWRRYLADERAEAAVYRNLSARRTGEEREILAGLAEAEGRHEQHWRDLLGDDVGRPLAGSLRTRVLAALAKRFGSVFVLALMQRAEDRSPYADDADATATMAADERIHGEVVRGLANRGRMRLSGTFRAAVFGANDGLVSNLALIIGISASGADRHFVLLSGVAGLLAGALSMGAGEYVSVRSQRELLEASTPHPEAQHAVADLDVDANELALVYRARGMTEDEAAAHADEVIAVLLTAPTTAGVPVVRSRSALPRAGAGEDTDDHEAIGTGTSAALSSFCFFASGAVIPVLPYLFGLEGWPAIGVAATLVGLALLGTGAVVGVLSGASPLRRALRQLGIGFGAAVVTYLLGLLFGTSTG; from the coding sequence ATGGGTGATCCGAGCCTCCAGTCCGACAGCACGCGCTCGCGTGCCGACGTGCAGCGGTGGCGCCGCTACCTGGCCGACGAGCGCGCCGAGGCGGCCGTCTACCGGAACCTGTCCGCGCGTCGGACCGGTGAGGAGCGCGAGATCCTCGCCGGTCTCGCCGAGGCCGAGGGTCGCCACGAACAGCACTGGCGGGACCTGCTCGGCGACGACGTCGGCCGGCCGCTCGCGGGCAGTCTGCGGACGCGTGTCCTCGCGGCCCTGGCGAAGCGGTTCGGGTCGGTGTTCGTACTCGCGCTGATGCAGCGGGCCGAGGACCGTTCGCCGTACGCGGACGACGCCGACGCGACCGCGACGATGGCGGCCGACGAACGGATCCACGGTGAGGTGGTGCGGGGGCTCGCGAACCGGGGTCGGATGCGGCTGTCCGGGACCTTCCGGGCCGCGGTCTTCGGGGCGAACGACGGCCTCGTGTCGAACCTGGCGCTCATCATCGGCATCAGCGCCTCCGGAGCGGACCGGCACTTCGTGCTGCTCAGCGGCGTCGCGGGTCTGCTCGCCGGTGCGCTGTCGATGGGCGCGGGGGAGTACGTGTCGGTCCGGTCGCAGCGTGAACTGCTCGAGGCCTCGACGCCGCACCCCGAGGCGCAGCACGCGGTCGCGGACCTCGACGTCGACGCGAACGAGCTCGCCCTGGTCTACCGGGCGCGGGGGATGACCGAGGACGAGGCCGCCGCGCACGCGGACGAGGTCATCGCCGTCTTGCTCACGGCACCGACCACCGCCGGCGTGCCCGTCGTCCGGTCGCGGTCGGCGCTGCCCCGAGCGGGCGCCGGCGAGGACACGGACGACCACGAGGCGATCGGCACCGGCACGAGCGCGGCGCTCTCCAGCTTCTGCTTCTTCGCCTCGGGTGCGGTCATCCCGGTCCTGCCCTACCTGTTCGGGCTCGAGGGCTGGCCGGCGATCGGCGTGGCGGCCACCCTGGTCGGTCTCGCCCTGCTCGGCACCGGTGCGGTGGTCGGTGTCCTGAGCGGCGCCTCACCGCTCCGGCGTGCACTGCGGCAGCTCGGCATCGGCTTCGGAGCCGCCGTCGTGACCTACCTGCTCGGTCTGCTCTTCGGGACGAGCACGGGCTGA
- a CDS encoding HdeD family acid-resistance protein, which produces MDSRAVRTFRAFVVVTAVVAVAAGVVAVVWPRPTLVLVALLFGVYLVVAGAMRVFAAARGHGTPAAWRWTSGVVGTLVGLAGLVTLLDPAVPLVVYALLGGLAFLVEGVAALVGALVGHPGSSRGPTVVSGVLSLLCGAAVLLAPTTALEVFTVLAGIALVGVGSAALLLLPARAAARR; this is translated from the coding sequence GTGGACTCTCGTGCCGTCCGCACGTTCCGCGCGTTCGTCGTGGTCACCGCCGTCGTCGCGGTGGCCGCCGGCGTCGTCGCCGTCGTCTGGCCGCGTCCGACCCTCGTGCTCGTCGCGCTGCTGTTCGGCGTCTACCTGGTCGTCGCGGGAGCGATGCGGGTGTTCGCAGCGGCGCGCGGGCACGGCACACCGGCCGCGTGGCGCTGGACCTCGGGCGTGGTCGGCACCCTCGTGGGGCTCGCCGGACTGGTGACGCTGCTCGACCCCGCCGTGCCGCTCGTCGTGTACGCGCTCCTCGGCGGCCTCGCCTTCCTGGTCGAGGGCGTCGCCGCGCTCGTCGGCGCCCTGGTCGGGCACCCCGGGTCCTCGCGCGGGCCGACCGTCGTCAGCGGCGTGCTCTCGCTGCTCTGCGGTGCCGCCGTGCTCCTCGCGCCGACGACGGCCCTCGAGGTGTTCACGGTCCTGGCGGGCATCGCGCTCGTCGGGGTCGGCAGCGCGGCCCTGCTCCTGCTGCCGGCGCGCGCGGCCGCACGCCGCTGA
- a CDS encoding ANTAR domain-containing response regulator, producing the protein MSDTEATAAAPRRVVVAEDESLIRLDIVEILRDNGFDVVGEAGDGETAVQLATDLRPDLVIMDVKMPQLDGISAAEKLSKNHIAPVVLLTAFSQKELVERATEAGALAYVVKPFTPNDLLPAIEIALSRYQQIITLEAEVADLVERFETRKLVDRAKGLLNEKMGLTEPEAFRWIQKASMDRRLTMHDVAKAIIEQLSAKK; encoded by the coding sequence GTGAGTGACACAGAAGCAACCGCAGCAGCACCCCGTCGCGTCGTCGTCGCCGAGGACGAGTCGCTCATCCGCCTCGACATCGTCGAGATCCTGCGCGACAACGGGTTCGACGTGGTCGGTGAAGCCGGCGACGGTGAGACCGCGGTGCAGCTCGCGACCGACCTGCGTCCCGACCTCGTCATCATGGACGTCAAGATGCCGCAGCTCGACGGCATCTCCGCAGCCGAGAAGCTGTCGAAGAACCACATCGCGCCGGTCGTCCTCCTCACGGCGTTCAGCCAGAAGGAGCTCGTCGAGCGCGCGACCGAAGCCGGTGCGCTGGCCTACGTCGTGAAGCCCTTCACCCCGAACGACCTGCTCCCCGCGATCGAGATCGCCCTCTCGCGGTACCAGCAGATCATCACGCTCGAGGCAGAGGTCGCGGACCTCGTCGAGCGCTTCGAGACGCGCAAGCTCGTCGACCGGGCCAAGGGCCTGCTCAACGAGAAGATGGGCCTCACCGAGCCCGAGGCGTTCCGCTGGATCCAGAAGGCGTCGATGGACCGCCGCCTGACCATGCACGACGTCGCCAAGGCGATCATCGAGCAGCTCAGCGCCAAGAAGTAG
- a CDS encoding GNAT family N-acetyltransferase encodes MDDVVIRASRPADLPTVADLRWRWSVDEGGAAPTVSAADFRHAMTAFAAAHPESHRCVVAERDGVVLGMGWLALTARPPTPDRPGRRVTGDVQTVYVHPDLRGRGVAGRIVTALLELADEAGVERTSVHSSVDGETLYRRLGFGDTPLLLQRPPEA; translated from the coding sequence ATGGACGACGTGGTGATCCGGGCCTCCCGACCGGCGGACCTGCCGACGGTGGCCGACCTGCGCTGGCGCTGGAGTGTCGACGAGGGCGGGGCCGCGCCAACCGTGTCCGCCGCCGACTTCCGGCACGCGATGACGGCGTTCGCCGCCGCCCACCCGGAGAGCCACCGCTGTGTGGTGGCCGAGCGCGACGGCGTCGTGCTCGGCATGGGGTGGCTGGCGTTGACCGCGCGACCGCCGACCCCCGACCGGCCCGGTCGCCGGGTGACGGGCGACGTGCAGACGGTCTACGTGCACCCGGACCTCCGCGGACGGGGTGTCGCGGGGCGGATCGTGACGGCACTGCTGGAGCTCGCGGACGAGGCCGGGGTCGAGCGGACCTCGGTGCACTCGAGCGTCGACGGCGAGACGCTCTACCGACGGCTCGGCTTCGGCGACACCCCGCTGCTGCTGCAGCGACCACCCGAGGCCTGA
- a CDS encoding PaaI family thioesterase has product MGELADKMGMVVTELGADRAVASIPVEGNRQPAGLLHGGAYVVLAESLGSMAANIHAGPGRYAVGIELSASHTRSATSGRVTGTCTAIHLGGTLTTHEIVLTDDEGRRCSTVRITNIIRDAR; this is encoded by the coding sequence ATGGGCGAACTCGCCGACAAGATGGGCATGGTCGTCACGGAGCTCGGGGCGGACCGTGCCGTCGCCTCCATCCCGGTCGAGGGCAACCGACAGCCCGCCGGCCTGCTGCACGGCGGCGCGTACGTCGTCCTGGCCGAGAGCCTCGGGTCGATGGCGGCGAACATCCACGCCGGCCCCGGGCGCTACGCGGTCGGCATCGAGCTCAGTGCCTCGCACACGCGGAGCGCCACGAGCGGCCGCGTCACCGGCACGTGCACCGCCATCCACCTCGGCGGCACGCTCACCACGCACGAGATCGTCCTGACCGACGACGAGGGTCGGCGCTGCTCGACCGTGCGCATCACCAACATCATCCGCGACGCACGCTGA
- the polA gene encoding DNA polymerase I: MSDSAKPTLMVIDGHSLAFRAFYALPVDSFVNREGQHTNAIHGFISMLLMLLQREKPTHLAVAFDISRFSFRTREYAEYKGTRSETPAEFKGQIPLLQQALEAMGITTVTKEDYEADDILATLSKQGADQGFQVYVVSGDRDSIQLVNDDVTLLYPSVRGVSELTRYDRDKVYERYGIEPHQYPDIAALVGETSDNLIGIDKVGEKTAVKWVTQYGSLDGVLEHADEIKGVVGNNLREQRDRAIRNRRLNRLVTDVELPVGPADVALRPLDEAAVRELFATLQFRTLLDRVFKVVGSGEPTDPSTTDGSVSDAGPTPPPVKTLIDEELGYWLDRKAAADAENGFGVAVEVIDGRLSAIGIATHDDAVLVPGGSGAQDYEQLAAWFASDAPKHFHDAKAAIKALGTAGFTVAGIAGDARITGWLANPGKQGQPLADLVYQELSEELPTADPNQLVPETDPVNVGVHAWYVLRVVTALRARVDPTSLTVLDTIELPLTSVLARMETTGVGIDRPVLTGLSHELGERAADLAQQAFAEIGHEVNLGSPKQLQEVLFTELAMPKTRKTKTGFSTDAASLTDLQEQHPHPFLGLLLQHRDATKLRQIVDTLDAAVVDGRIHTRYEQTGTSTGRVSSTDPNLQNIPVKTAVGRRIRSAFAVAEPYTTLLTADYSQIEMRIMAHLSGDAGLIQAFNEGEDLHRFVGARVFGVEPSDVSPEMRTKVKAMSYGLAYGLSAFGLSKQLRIEQSEARTLMTEYFARFGAVRDYLRNVVEQAREDGYTETIFGRRRPFPDLKSPNRVLRENAERAALNAPIQGSAADIMKIAMLGVDSDLRDRGLGSRLLLQVHDELILEIAPGEQDQVEDILRTRMGGAAELTVPLDVSVGVGANWEAAAH, translated from the coding sequence GTGTCGGACTCCGCAAAGCCTACCCTCATGGTCATCGACGGCCATTCGCTCGCCTTCCGGGCCTTCTACGCGCTGCCGGTCGACAGCTTCGTGAACCGCGAGGGGCAGCACACGAACGCCATCCACGGGTTCATCTCGATGCTGCTCATGCTCCTCCAGCGTGAGAAGCCGACGCACCTGGCGGTCGCGTTCGACATCTCCCGGTTCTCGTTCCGCACGCGGGAGTACGCCGAGTACAAGGGCACCCGCTCCGAGACCCCGGCCGAGTTCAAGGGCCAGATCCCGCTGCTGCAGCAGGCGCTCGAGGCGATGGGCATCACCACCGTCACGAAGGAGGACTACGAGGCCGACGACATCCTCGCGACCCTCTCGAAGCAGGGTGCCGACCAGGGCTTCCAGGTCTACGTCGTGTCGGGCGACCGCGACTCGATCCAGCTCGTCAACGACGACGTCACGCTGCTGTACCCGTCGGTCCGGGGCGTCTCCGAACTCACCCGCTACGACCGCGACAAGGTGTACGAGCGGTACGGCATCGAACCGCACCAGTACCCGGACATCGCGGCGCTGGTGGGGGAGACCAGCGACAACCTGATCGGCATCGACAAGGTCGGTGAGAAGACCGCGGTGAAGTGGGTCACCCAGTACGGCTCGCTCGACGGGGTGCTCGAGCACGCCGACGAGATCAAGGGCGTCGTCGGCAACAACCTCCGCGAGCAGCGCGACCGGGCGATCCGGAACCGCCGCCTGAACCGGCTCGTCACCGACGTCGAGCTGCCGGTCGGCCCCGCGGACGTCGCCCTCCGCCCGCTCGACGAAGCCGCGGTGCGGGAACTCTTCGCCACGCTGCAGTTCCGCACCCTGCTCGACCGGGTGTTCAAGGTCGTCGGCAGCGGCGAACCGACCGACCCGTCGACGACGGACGGCAGCGTCTCGGACGCCGGTCCGACCCCGCCGCCGGTGAAGACCCTGATCGACGAAGAGCTCGGCTACTGGCTCGACCGCAAGGCCGCCGCCGACGCCGAGAACGGCTTCGGGGTCGCGGTGGAGGTCATCGACGGCCGCCTCAGCGCCATCGGCATCGCGACCCACGACGACGCCGTGCTGGTGCCGGGCGGCAGCGGTGCGCAGGACTACGAGCAGCTCGCCGCCTGGTTCGCCTCGGACGCACCCAAGCACTTCCACGACGCCAAGGCCGCGATCAAGGCGCTCGGCACGGCGGGCTTCACCGTCGCGGGGATCGCCGGCGACGCCCGCATCACCGGCTGGCTCGCGAACCCCGGCAAGCAGGGGCAGCCCCTGGCCGACCTCGTCTACCAGGAACTCAGCGAGGAACTGCCGACGGCGGACCCGAACCAGCTCGTCCCCGAGACCGACCCGGTGAACGTCGGCGTGCACGCCTGGTACGTCCTCCGCGTGGTCACCGCGCTCCGGGCACGTGTCGACCCGACCTCGCTCACGGTCCTCGACACCATCGAGCTGCCGCTGACGTCGGTGCTCGCCCGGATGGAGACCACGGGCGTCGGCATCGACCGGCCGGTCCTGACCGGGCTGTCCCACGAACTCGGGGAGCGCGCCGCGGACCTCGCCCAGCAGGCCTTCGCCGAGATCGGGCACGAGGTCAACCTCGGATCGCCGAAGCAGCTGCAGGAAGTGCTCTTCACCGAGCTCGCGATGCCGAAGACCCGCAAGACGAAGACCGGCTTCTCCACCGACGCCGCCAGCCTCACCGACCTGCAGGAGCAGCACCCGCACCCGTTCCTCGGCCTGCTGCTGCAGCACCGCGACGCCACGAAGCTGCGCCAGATCGTCGACACCCTCGACGCCGCCGTGGTCGACGGCCGGATCCACACCCGGTACGAGCAGACCGGCACGAGCACCGGCCGCGTGTCCTCGACCGACCCGAACCTGCAGAACATCCCGGTGAAGACCGCGGTGGGTCGCCGCATCCGGTCGGCCTTCGCGGTGGCCGAGCCGTACACGACGCTCCTCACCGCCGATTACTCGCAGATCGAGATGCGGATCATGGCGCACCTGTCGGGTGACGCCGGGCTGATCCAGGCGTTCAACGAGGGCGAGGACCTGCACCGCTTCGTCGGCGCCCGCGTCTTCGGCGTCGAGCCGTCCGACGTCAGCCCCGAGATGCGCACCAAGGTCAAGGCGATGTCCTACGGCCTGGCGTACGGGCTCAGCGCGTTCGGCCTGTCGAAGCAGCTCCGCATCGAGCAGAGCGAAGCCCGCACCCTGATGACCGAGTACTTCGCCCGCTTCGGTGCGGTGCGTGACTACCTCCGGAACGTCGTCGAGCAGGCCCGCGAAGACGGCTACACCGAGACGATCTTCGGTCGCCGCCGCCCGTTCCCGGACCTGAAGAGCCCGAACCGGGTGCTCCGCGAGAACGCCGAGCGTGCCGCGCTGAACGCCCCGATCCAGGGGTCGGCCGCCGACATCATGAAGATCGCGATGCTCGGGGTCGACTCGGACCTCCGCGACCGCGGCCTCGGATCACGGCTGCTGCTGCAGGTGCACGACGAACTGATCCTCGAGATCGCACCGGGGGAGCAGGACCAGGTCGAGGACATCCTCCGGACCCGCATGGGCGGCGCAGCCGAGCTGACCGTCCCGCTCGACGTCTCGGTCGGCGTCGGCGCGAACTGGGAGGCGGCGGCGCACTGA
- a CDS encoding DUF885 domain-containing protein, with amino-acid sequence MSDDRPVRQPSAVDQVAEQWVTTLVDLDPTVATYIGVPGRTDGYGDTSPAGAAALADAARAARRALDAADAQDDVDRVTKTDLGAELDLTVESYERQLHLRDLNVIQSPAQSLRDVFDLMPTATAEDWQDVAGRLQALPDALEGYRETLLEGTREGVTAAKRQVELIAEQAARNGAPDGFFRHLADGAALEGGAPVPEQLRAELTRGAELAAAAYRSFGAFLEHDVLPLSTPVDAVGRDDYALHSRRFLGAVVDLDETYEWGLEELARMRDEQERIADRIESGAGVARAIEVLDADPARVLHGTDALRAWMQETSDESIRAMDGRYFDIADPIKRLECRIAPTQEGGIYYTGPSDDFSRAGRMWWSVPQGVTEFGTWREKTTVYHEGVPGHHLQISQAVYNRGELNTWRRQLAGPSGHVEGWALYAERLMEQLGFLDDDGDRLGMLDGQRMRAARVVLDIGVHLQKTNPDGGGWTWEYALDFMGQNVNMDPAFVQFEVARYFGWPGQAPSYKVGQRVWESIRDDVAAREGSAFDLKAFHHRALALGGVGLGTLRSALVG; translated from the coding sequence ATGAGCGATGACCGTCCCGTCCGTCAGCCGTCCGCCGTCGACCAGGTCGCCGAGCAGTGGGTCACCACGCTCGTGGACCTCGACCCGACCGTCGCCACCTACATCGGCGTCCCGGGGCGGACCGACGGGTACGGCGACACCTCGCCGGCGGGAGCCGCAGCCCTGGCCGACGCCGCTCGCGCCGCACGCCGCGCGCTCGACGCCGCTGATGCGCAGGACGACGTCGACCGGGTGACGAAGACGGACCTGGGTGCCGAGCTCGACCTGACCGTCGAGTCGTACGAGCGGCAGCTGCACCTCCGCGACCTGAACGTCATCCAGAGCCCGGCGCAGTCCCTCCGTGACGTGTTCGACCTGATGCCGACCGCCACCGCGGAGGACTGGCAGGACGTCGCCGGTCGTCTGCAGGCGCTGCCGGACGCGCTGGAGGGCTACCGCGAGACGCTGCTCGAGGGCACGCGCGAGGGGGTCACCGCGGCGAAGCGCCAGGTCGAGCTCATCGCCGAGCAGGCCGCCCGGAACGGCGCGCCGGACGGCTTCTTCCGCCACCTCGCCGACGGTGCCGCACTCGAGGGTGGTGCTCCGGTCCCCGAGCAGCTGCGGGCCGAACTGACGCGCGGGGCGGAGCTCGCCGCAGCCGCCTACCGGTCCTTCGGCGCCTTCCTGGAGCACGACGTGCTGCCGCTCTCGACCCCGGTGGACGCCGTCGGCCGTGACGACTACGCGCTGCACTCCCGTCGGTTCCTCGGCGCCGTCGTCGACCTGGACGAGACGTACGAGTGGGGCCTCGAGGAGCTCGCCCGGATGCGCGACGAGCAGGAGCGCATCGCCGACCGCATCGAGTCCGGCGCGGGTGTCGCCCGGGCGATCGAGGTGCTGGACGCGGACCCCGCACGGGTGCTGCACGGCACCGACGCGCTCCGTGCGTGGATGCAGGAGACCAGCGACGAGTCGATCCGGGCGATGGACGGTCGCTACTTCGACATCGCGGACCCGATCAAGCGCCTGGAGTGCCGGATCGCCCCGACGCAGGAGGGCGGGATCTACTACACGGGTCCGTCCGACGACTTCTCGCGGGCCGGCCGCATGTGGTGGTCGGTCCCGCAGGGCGTCACCGAGTTCGGCACCTGGCGCGAGAAGACGACCGTCTACCACGAGGGCGTCCCGGGCCACCACCTGCAGATCAGCCAGGCCGTCTACAACCGCGGCGAGCTGAACACCTGGCGCCGTCAGCTGGCCGGGCCGTCCGGGCACGTCGAGGGCTGGGCGCTGTACGCCGAGCGGTTGATGGAGCAGCTCGGGTTCCTGGACGACGACGGTGACCGTCTGGGCATGCTCGACGGACAGCGGATGCGGGCCGCCCGCGTGGTGCTCGACATCGGCGTGCACCTGCAGAAGACCAACCCCGACGGCGGCGGCTGGACGTGGGAGTACGCCCTCGACTTCATGGGGCAGAACGTCAACATGGACCCCGCGTTCGTGCAGTTCGAGGTCGCTCGCTACTTCGGGTGGCCGGGACAGGCGCCGTCGTACAAGGTCGGGCAGCGCGTCTGGGAGTCGATCCGCGACGACGTGGCGGCACGCGAGGGGTCGGCGTTCGACCTCAAGGCCTTCCACCACCGGGCCCTCGCGCTCGGCGGTGTCGGCCTCGGCACGCTGCGGAGTGCGCTCGTCGGCTGA